Proteins from one Piscinibacter lacus genomic window:
- a CDS encoding quinoprotein dehydrogenase-associated SoxYZ-like carrier, translated as MSSDAFSSSTHGRPMSRRMALAGLGALGLSGPAVRAAPGGLPSNVGHADSSPQWEELRAKLWGREPIAAGEASKVQLIVPLRAAFGASVPVKVLSKLPQTEALHVKRMTLLVDKNPAPIAAVLDMSPRMGQADLETRLRVDEYGHVRVVSELSDGSLHMDSRYCKVSGGCSAPPNRDQLHNIGKTVFRLPEGLKADGPTPAEVSVVHPNDTGFELNHITVMYIPPHYVRLIKVSYDGEALFNAEVGFSLSENPSLRFKLMARPGGRLNAEVEDTKEGRFRGQLALA; from the coding sequence ATGTCCTCGGACGCGTTTTCTTCCTCCACGCATGGCCGCCCGATGTCGCGCCGCATGGCCCTGGCCGGCCTGGGCGCGCTGGGCCTGAGCGGCCCGGCGGTGCGCGCCGCGCCCGGCGGCCTGCCGAGCAATGTCGGCCATGCCGACAGTTCGCCGCAGTGGGAAGAGCTGCGCGCCAAGCTGTGGGGGCGTGAGCCGATTGCCGCGGGCGAGGCCAGCAAGGTGCAGCTCATCGTGCCGCTACGCGCGGCCTTCGGCGCCTCGGTGCCGGTCAAGGTGCTGTCCAAGCTGCCGCAGACCGAGGCCCTGCACGTCAAGCGCATGACCCTGCTGGTCGACAAGAACCCGGCGCCCATCGCGGCCGTGCTCGACATGAGCCCGCGCATGGGCCAGGCCGATCTGGAGACCCGGCTGCGCGTGGACGAATACGGCCATGTGCGCGTCGTCAGCGAGCTGTCCGACGGCAGCCTGCACATGGATTCGCGCTACTGCAAGGTCTCGGGCGGCTGCTCGGCACCGCCCAACCGCGACCAGCTCCACAACATCGGCAAGACCGTCTTCCGCCTGCCCGAGGGCCTGAAGGCCGACGGGCCGACGCCGGCCGAGGTCTCGGTCGTGCATCCGAACGACACCGGCTTCGAGCTCAACCACATCACGGTGATGTACATCCCGCCGCACTATGTGCGCCTGATCAAGGTCAGCTACGACGGCGAAGCGCTGTTCAATGCCGAGGTCGGCTTCTCGCTCAGCGAGAACCCCAGCCTGCGCTTCAAGCTGATGGCCCGGCCCGGCGGTCGCCTGAATGCCGAGGTCGAGGACACCAAGGAAGGCCGCTTCCGCGGCCAGCTTGCCCTGGCCTGA
- a CDS encoding thioredoxin family protein, translating to MSHLPARRILLQQATALTLGATLLAGAGVAGAARPHGLPAAYGAMVQQPATLPRSAEFDLGPALARARAEGKRLYVYLSADDCAYCRRYEAFLAANHEALKSHFSPYLLVDLRSSLRVPVRELRFKTPTLGSLPYAEFQKAIGDERARQLVYPSVWLLDAQGQPLMQMPAGAGTFETVPEQIEVLQLVQ from the coding sequence ATGTCCCACCTTCCTGCCCGCCGCATCCTCCTGCAACAGGCCACGGCGCTGACCCTGGGGGCCACGCTGCTCGCCGGGGCGGGCGTCGCCGGGGCGGCCCGCCCGCACGGCCTGCCCGCGGCCTACGGCGCCATGGTCCAGCAGCCGGCCACCTTGCCGCGCAGCGCCGAGTTCGACCTGGGCCCCGCCCTGGCCCGCGCCCGGGCCGAGGGCAAGCGGCTCTACGTCTACCTGAGTGCCGACGACTGCGCCTACTGCCGCCGCTACGAGGCCTTCCTGGCCGCCAACCACGAGGCGCTGAAGTCGCATTTCTCGCCCTACCTGCTGGTCGACCTGCGCAGCTCGCTGCGCGTGCCGGTGCGCGAGCTGCGCTTCAAGACCCCGACCCTCGGCAGCCTGCCCTATGCCGAGTTCCAGAAAGCCATCGGCGACGAGCGGGCGCGCCAGCTTGTCTACCCCAGCGTCTGGCTGCTCGATGCCCAGGGCCAGCCGCTGATGCAGATGCCGGCCGGCGCCGGCACCTTCGAGACCGTGCCCGAGCAGATCGAGGTGCTGCAGCTCGTGCAGTGA
- a CDS encoding ATP-binding cassette domain-containing protein, producing MPEPRTRWTTRLMQAFESRVDPYPASPPPRPPETLVAFIWAGTQGMRPWLAGMVLLTACIGAFEAWLFGLMGQVVDLLAAVDRGQLWSAHGELLLGLAGLLLASTAVVALQVAIKQQTLAGSFPMRLRWQFHRRMLGQSLAFYGDEFAGRIATKVMQGALAVRDVVFIVGDILVFVTIYFATIVGVLGGLALWLLLPFAVWLAAYLLAVRYFVPRLGRAAQAQADARSLMTGRITDAYTNIATVKLFSHGQREAGHARGAMQDFLVTVHRQMRLVTGFEIVNHGLSMLLIGGTAGTALWLWTQQAVGLGAVAAATAMALRLNGMSHWIMWETASLFEHIGTAQDAMNTLSRPHSVVDRPGAPALHVQRGEIVFERVAFSYGRAAEPGAAGRGLRMQDFDLHIRPGEKIGLVGRSGAGKSTLVHLLLRFYDLEGGRILIDGQDIAGVSQDSLRAQIGMVTQDTALLHRSVRENILYGRPDADEAALHAAAARAQAAGFIAQLRDAKGRSGYDAQVGERGVKLSGGQRQRIAIARVMLKDAPILLLDEATSALDSEVEQAIQASLGELMAGKTVVAIAHRLSTIAAMDRLVVMDQGRIVETGDHRSLLARGGLYARLWAHQSGGFLGEDDAEAPEATPPRDRVAQP from the coding sequence ATGCCCGAGCCCCGAACCCGCTGGACGACGCGCCTGATGCAGGCCTTCGAATCCCGCGTCGATCCCTATCCCGCCAGCCCGCCGCCGCGTCCCCCCGAGACCCTCGTCGCCTTCATCTGGGCCGGCACCCAGGGCATGCGGCCCTGGCTGGCCGGCATGGTGCTGCTGACGGCCTGCATCGGCGCCTTCGAGGCCTGGCTCTTCGGCCTGATGGGCCAGGTGGTCGACCTGCTGGCCGCTGTCGATCGCGGCCAGCTCTGGTCCGCCCACGGCGAACTGCTGCTGGGCCTGGCGGGCCTGCTGCTGGCCAGCACGGCCGTGGTGGCCCTGCAGGTTGCGATCAAGCAGCAGACCCTGGCGGGCAGCTTCCCGATGCGGCTGCGCTGGCAGTTCCACCGCCGCATGCTCGGCCAGAGCCTGGCCTTCTACGGCGACGAGTTCGCCGGCCGCATCGCGACCAAGGTGATGCAGGGCGCGCTGGCCGTGCGCGACGTGGTCTTCATCGTCGGCGACATCCTGGTCTTCGTGACGATCTACTTCGCCACCATCGTCGGCGTGCTCGGCGGCCTGGCGCTTTGGCTGCTGCTGCCCTTCGCCGTCTGGCTGGCCGCCTACTTGCTGGCGGTGCGCTACTTCGTGCCGCGGCTGGGCCGCGCGGCCCAGGCCCAGGCCGATGCGCGCTCGCTGATGACCGGCCGCATCACCGACGCCTACACCAACATCGCCACCGTCAAGCTCTTCTCGCACGGCCAGCGCGAGGCCGGCCATGCACGCGGCGCGATGCAGGACTTCCTCGTCACCGTGCACCGGCAGATGCGGCTGGTGACCGGCTTCGAGATCGTCAACCACGGCCTGAGCATGCTGCTGATCGGCGGCACCGCCGGCACCGCGCTGTGGCTGTGGACGCAGCAGGCGGTGGGCCTGGGCGCGGTCGCCGCGGCCACGGCGATGGCGCTGCGGCTCAACGGCATGTCGCACTGGATCATGTGGGAGACGGCCTCGCTCTTTGAGCACATCGGCACCGCCCAGGATGCGATGAACACCCTGTCGCGGCCGCACAGCGTGGTCGACCGGCCCGGTGCCCCGGCCCTGCACGTGCAGCGCGGCGAGATCGTCTTCGAGCGGGTGGCCTTCAGCTACGGCCGCGCGGCCGAGCCCGGTGCGGCCGGCCGCGGCCTGCGCATGCAGGACTTCGACCTGCACATCCGCCCGGGCGAGAAGATCGGCCTGGTCGGCCGTTCCGGCGCCGGCAAGAGCACGCTGGTGCATCTGCTGCTGCGCTTCTATGACCTGGAAGGCGGACGCATCCTGATCGACGGCCAGGACATCGCCGGGGTCAGCCAGGACAGCCTGCGCGCGCAGATCGGCATGGTCACCCAGGACACCGCCCTGCTGCACCGCTCGGTGCGCGAGAACATCCTCTACGGCCGCCCCGACGCCGACGAGGCCGCCCTGCATGCCGCCGCCGCGCGCGCGCAGGCGGCCGGCTTCATCGCCCAGCTTCGCGATGCCAAGGGCCGCAGCGGCTACGACGCCCAGGTGGGCGAACGCGGCGTCAAGCTCAGCGGCGGCCAGCGCCAGCGCATCGCCATCGCCCGGGTGATGCTCAAGGATGCGCCCATCCTGCTGCTCGACGAGGCCACCAGCGCGCTCGACAGCGAGGTCGAGCAGGCCATCCAGGCCAGCCTCGGCGAGCTGATGGCCGGCAAGACCGTGGTCGCGATCGCGCACCGCCTGTCGACCATCGCCGCGATGGACCGCCTGGTGGTGATGGACCAGGGCCGCATCGTCGAGACCGGCGACCACCGCAGCCTGCTGGCGCGCGGCGGGCTCTATGCGCGGCTCTGGGCGCACCAGAGCGGCGGCTTCCTCGGCGAGGACGATGCCGAGGCGCCGGAGGCCACCCCGCCGCGCGATCGGGTCGCCCAGCCCTGA
- a CDS encoding endonuclease/exonuclease/phosphatase family protein, with protein sequence MATLQRPRRNTPLSFASCNLYNLNLPGRALYGRPGWTEAQYAAKIAWLAQALRGVDADVWGFQELWHPEPLQAAFRAAGLDGDYQLITRPGLNGQGIACAAAVRRSLAIDPQAEASLAPVWIDRFPPQLQLRSGGDDPQSPAIALTIKGFSRPVLRLALRVAPGLPPVEVHVAHFKSKGPTAVGSEAWFRADPASYAPHAEALGSAISTIRRSAEAAALRVLLTERMKAEGRPTVVMGDLNDDRLSNTQAILTGQPDLLLRADSKGGSATGLYATELMEGQRSLRDVSYTYIHQGEHGSLDHILVSQAFYDRSRQRLWRFEGMRVYNDHLNLDDHAATGTPDHGIVQARFAYDPA encoded by the coding sequence ATGGCCACCCTCCAGCGTCCGCGCCGCAACACGCCGCTCAGCTTCGCGAGCTGCAACCTCTACAACCTGAACCTGCCCGGCCGCGCGCTCTACGGCCGGCCGGGCTGGACCGAGGCCCAGTACGCCGCCAAGATCGCCTGGCTGGCCCAGGCCCTGCGGGGCGTGGATGCCGATGTCTGGGGCTTCCAGGAGCTCTGGCATCCCGAGCCGCTGCAAGCCGCCTTCCGCGCGGCCGGCCTCGACGGCGACTACCAGCTCATCACCCGCCCCGGACTGAACGGCCAGGGCATCGCCTGCGCGGCGGCCGTGCGCCGCAGCCTGGCGATCGATCCGCAGGCCGAAGCATCGCTGGCCCCCGTGTGGATCGACCGCTTCCCGCCGCAACTGCAACTGCGCAGCGGCGGGGACGACCCGCAGAGCCCCGCGATCGCGCTGACGATCAAGGGCTTCTCGCGCCCGGTGCTGCGGCTGGCCCTTCGGGTGGCGCCCGGCTTGCCGCCGGTGGAGGTGCATGTCGCGCACTTCAAGTCCAAGGGGCCGACCGCCGTGGGCAGCGAGGCCTGGTTCCGCGCCGACCCCGCAAGCTACGCCCCGCATGCCGAAGCCCTGGGCAGCGCGATCTCCACCATCCGCCGCAGCGCCGAGGCCGCCGCACTGCGCGTGCTGCTGACCGAGCGCATGAAGGCCGAGGGCCGGCCGACGGTGGTGATGGGCGACCTGAACGACGACCGCCTGAGCAACACCCAGGCCATCCTCACCGGCCAGCCCGACCTGCTGCTGCGCGCCGACAGCAAGGGCGGCAGCGCCACCGGCCTCTATGCCACCGAGCTGATGGAGGGCCAGCGCAGCCTGCGCGATGTGAGCTACACCTACATTCACCAGGGCGAGCACGGCTCGCTGGACCACATCCTCGTGTCGCAGGCCTTCTACGACCGTTCGCGCCAGCGCCTGTGGCGCTTCGAGGGCATGCGGGTCTACAACGATCACCTGAACCTGGACGACCATGCCGCGACGGGCACCCCCGACCACGGCATCGTGCAGGCCCGCTTCGCCTACGACCCGGCCTGA
- a CDS encoding ricin-type beta-trefoil lectin domain protein codes for MNHPVLPRKLASAALFWLALGAPIAQANEIGGLEVFNLQRPDLCLQSQQTPLGAGALLNVGPCNGSLASQNMALLPNANGSYQLKYGGYCVGTAALPAGVGSGLQLQVCNGSAQQTLYIDGNTGRFIPVSAPSLVLDLHGGNFSEVRFWTDGGGANQRWSLRPRSAAPSSGSAISDGTWQTVSTPGWAAWSKRLAPVFSGPYAAVGDPSVMRVGSELRMTYNCYDIVRQRGAICLARSSDGLSWSDVNTGDTTLPSRLIATRPGQWDDAHESAVMVKFKNEYLLYYVGYLDRGGFFASFPAEVGLATSTDGIRFTRANGGKPVLKTTPAGHDHDAISSPSFVVYKKELVMLYSAYCFYNCPKGAGVTLMAATSKDGRNWTKRSTPVLSAANFPGVKDGIAEVDVSQGPDGRYYLFYTRLHGELGHDIGVAQASSPFGPWTINPEPILRKSASGFDNIGPIAPSVIFENGKARMWFHGFATNRTAQIGYAEAPLPMLRP; via the coding sequence ATGAACCACCCTGTCCTGCCCCGGAAACTCGCGTCGGCTGCCTTGTTCTGGCTTGCGCTGGGTGCCCCCATCGCCCAGGCAAACGAGATCGGCGGCCTGGAGGTCTTCAACCTTCAGCGGCCCGATCTCTGCCTCCAGTCGCAGCAGACCCCGCTGGGTGCCGGCGCGCTCCTGAACGTCGGCCCCTGCAATGGCAGCCTGGCCAGCCAGAACATGGCGCTGCTGCCGAACGCCAATGGCAGCTACCAGTTGAAGTACGGCGGCTACTGCGTCGGCACGGCCGCCCTTCCGGCGGGTGTCGGCAGCGGCCTGCAATTGCAGGTCTGCAACGGCAGCGCGCAGCAAACCCTCTACATCGACGGCAACACCGGGCGCTTCATCCCGGTCAGCGCCCCGAGCCTGGTGCTGGACCTGCACGGCGGCAACTTCAGCGAGGTGCGCTTTTGGACCGACGGCGGCGGCGCCAACCAGCGCTGGAGCCTGCGTCCGCGCAGCGCGGCGCCGAGCAGCGGCAGCGCGATCAGCGATGGCACCTGGCAGACCGTCAGCACCCCGGGCTGGGCGGCCTGGTCGAAGCGGCTCGCGCCGGTCTTCAGCGGGCCTTATGCAGCCGTCGGCGACCCGAGCGTCATGCGCGTCGGCAGCGAGCTGCGGATGACCTACAACTGCTACGACATCGTCCGCCAGCGGGGCGCGATCTGCCTGGCGCGTTCGAGCGACGGCCTGAGCTGGAGCGATGTCAACACCGGCGACACCACCCTGCCCAGCCGCCTGATCGCCACCCGGCCGGGCCAGTGGGACGATGCCCACGAATCCGCGGTCATGGTGAAGTTCAAGAACGAGTACCTGCTGTACTACGTCGGCTACCTGGACCGCGGCGGCTTCTTTGCCTCCTTCCCGGCCGAGGTCGGCCTGGCCACCTCGACCGACGGCATCCGCTTCACCCGCGCCAACGGCGGCAAGCCGGTGCTGAAGACCACGCCGGCCGGGCATGACCACGATGCGATCAGCAGCCCGAGCTTCGTCGTCTACAAGAAGGAGCTGGTGATGCTGTATTCGGCCTACTGCTTCTACAACTGCCCCAAGGGTGCGGGCGTCACGCTGATGGCCGCCACCTCGAAAGATGGCCGCAACTGGACCAAGCGCAGCACGCCGGTGCTGAGCGCAGCCAACTTCCCCGGGGTGAAGGATGGCATCGCCGAAGTCGACGTGAGCCAGGGCCCCGATGGCCGCTACTACCTCTTCTACACCCGCCTGCACGGTGAGCTGGGCCATGACATCGGCGTGGCCCAGGCCAGCAGCCCCTTCGGGCCCTGGACGATCAACCCCGAGCCCATCCTGCGCAAGTCGGCCAGCGGCTTCGACAACATCGGCCCGATCGCACCCAGCGTGATCTTCGAGAACGGCAAGGCGCGCATGTGGTTCCACGGCTTCGCCACCAACCGCACCGCGCAGATCGGCTACGCCGAGGCCCCGCTGCCGATGCTGCGGCCCTGA
- a CDS encoding PEP-CTERM sorting domain-containing protein → MDMNHRSIWRTGLAGLLAGLVLGGAAASAHAGGIITYGETSLGVNEEGHLNFFGEGPGGGLTYGVFRAGVGDAISPGCLCEGWGVSADTSGGSFSTWASIDNGGIGNISGGSFGVSGNQALSNVQSSVLPMDIRHNFGPSLAADVFQVSVTLTNTSATESLSNVTYRRSMDWDVPPSTFNEYVTHRGVEANLVSNGGNVLYASDNGFAYSSPLNPAGQILGGTVNTDFTDSGPADHGSVFDFSFGTLAPGESRSFNIFYGSAPDEAGALDRLNTLNADVYSLGQSFPNAESGEPATFLFAFGGVGGVAPGATEEVPVLPFVTGPGEFTFIDPTPRLWFDPPFAEGFEYEVIGGEFLEVMVPSAAFGFGPLDVLVGGMIVATLDPGENYLFGPGVTNFSIVGFTLDTAAPGFATAFPTFLDFTPGVTSMSMTAILSVPAVPEPSEWALMLAGLGVVAWSTRRRKPAVPA, encoded by the coding sequence ATGGACATGAATCATCGAAGCATTTGGCGAACGGGACTTGCCGGCTTGCTCGCCGGTCTGGTTCTCGGAGGCGCAGCGGCCAGCGCCCACGCGGGCGGCATCATCACCTACGGAGAGACCAGCCTCGGCGTGAACGAAGAGGGTCATCTGAATTTCTTCGGCGAGGGGCCAGGCGGCGGCCTGACCTATGGCGTCTTCCGCGCGGGGGTGGGCGACGCCATTTCCCCGGGCTGCCTTTGCGAAGGCTGGGGGGTTTCGGCCGACACCTCCGGCGGCAGCTTCTCGACCTGGGCCAGCATCGACAACGGAGGCATCGGCAACATCAGCGGCGGCAGTTTCGGCGTCAGCGGCAACCAGGCGCTGTCGAATGTGCAGTCTTCCGTCCTGCCCATGGACATCCGCCACAACTTCGGTCCCTCGCTGGCTGCCGATGTGTTCCAGGTCTCGGTCACCCTCACCAACACCAGCGCGACCGAAAGCCTTTCGAACGTCACCTACCGGCGCTCGATGGACTGGGACGTGCCGCCCTCGACGTTCAACGAGTACGTCACACACCGCGGCGTCGAGGCCAATCTGGTGAGCAATGGCGGCAATGTGCTGTACGCCAGCGACAACGGCTTCGCGTACTCCTCACCGCTGAACCCCGCGGGGCAGATCCTCGGGGGGACGGTCAACACCGACTTCACCGACAGCGGACCTGCCGATCATGGCTCGGTGTTTGATTTCTCCTTCGGCACCCTGGCCCCGGGCGAATCGCGCAGTTTCAACATCTTCTACGGCTCGGCGCCGGACGAGGCTGGCGCGCTTGATCGCCTCAACACCTTGAATGCCGATGTCTATTCCCTGGGGCAGTCTTTCCCCAATGCCGAAAGCGGCGAACCGGCCACCTTCCTGTTCGCCTTCGGCGGGGTGGGCGGGGTGGCACCCGGAGCCACCGAAGAGGTGCCAGTGCTTCCCTTCGTGACCGGACCGGGCGAATTCACCTTCATCGATCCCACGCCACGCCTCTGGTTCGACCCGCCCTTTGCCGAGGGCTTCGAATACGAGGTGATCGGCGGGGAATTCCTGGAGGTCATGGTGCCGAGCGCGGCCTTCGGTTTCGGGCCGCTTGACGTGCTGGTCGGCGGCATGATCGTGGCCACCCTGGACCCGGGCGAAAACTACCTCTTCGGCCCCGGAGTCACGAACTTCAGCATCGTCGGCTTCACGCTCGACACGGCCGCGCCGGGTTTCGCGACGGCCTTCCCGACCTTCCTGGACTTCACCCCCGGCGTGACCTCGATGTCGATGACCGCCATCCTCAGCGTGCCGGCCGTGCCCGAGCCGAGTGAATGGGCCCTGATGCTGGCGGGCCTGGGCGTGGTGGCCTGGTCGACCCGGCGGCGGAAGCCTGCCGTCCCGGCCTGA
- a CDS encoding FKBP-type peptidyl-prolyl cis-trans isomerase translates to MSLCRPALSGLLLLGGLAPALAQAPIASAAAVEAAKEAGAVVRESGLVFLSLQEGKGPKPTARDVVTVHYRGVLADAGPRKGEEFDSSYSRNQPASFPLQGVIPCWTEGLQGMAVGGKARLTCPPHIAYGARGAGRGVIPPNATLTFEVELLAIGGR, encoded by the coding sequence CTGTCCCTGTGCCGTCCCGCCCTGAGCGGCCTCCTCCTGCTCGGCGGCCTGGCCCCCGCCCTCGCCCAGGCGCCGATCGCCTCGGCCGCCGCCGTCGAGGCGGCCAAGGAAGCCGGCGCCGTGGTGCGCGAAAGCGGCCTGGTCTTCCTCTCGCTGCAAGAGGGCAAGGGCCCCAAGCCCACGGCGCGCGATGTCGTGACCGTGCATTACCGCGGCGTGCTGGCCGACGCCGGCCCGCGCAAGGGCGAGGAGTTCGACAGCAGCTACAGCCGCAATCAGCCCGCCTCCTTCCCGCTGCAGGGCGTGATCCCCTGCTGGACCGAGGGCCTGCAGGGCATGGCCGTGGGCGGCAAGGCCCGCCTGACCTGCCCGCCGCACATCGCCTACGGCGCCCGCGGCGCCGGCCGCGGCGTGATCCCGCCGAATGCGACGCTGACTTTCGAGGTGGAACTGCTGGCCATCGGCGGGCGCTGA
- a CDS encoding tRNA dihydrouridine synthase has protein sequence MEGLLDVTLRDTLTRLDGPAGLDRCVSEFIRVTGTLLPPKAFLRIVPELAQGSRTPAGVTVRPQLLGSDPACLAENAARLIELGAEGIDLNFGCPAKVVNRHGGGAMLLREPERLRAIVAAVRRAVPADRPVSAKMRLGYDDDRDAEACAQALADGGAAEIVVHARTRAQGYRPPAWWQRVAEVRAAVAVPVVANGEIWTVDDARRCRAEAGGLDLMLGRGLVADPCLARALRAADAGQLAPPLGWDALQPQIAHFWQCVNARIEARHRAGRLKQWLNYLRRVHPAAQSLYDAVRTLNDPAAVAARVLGEAAQRRSGSGASA, from the coding sequence ATGGAGGGCCTGCTCGACGTGACCCTGCGCGACACCCTGACCCGGCTCGACGGCCCGGCCGGCCTGGACCGCTGCGTCAGCGAGTTCATCCGCGTCACCGGCACCCTGCTGCCGCCCAAGGCCTTCCTGCGCATCGTGCCCGAACTGGCCCAGGGCTCGCGCACGCCGGCGGGCGTGACGGTGCGGCCGCAGTTGCTGGGCTCCGACCCGGCGTGCCTGGCCGAGAACGCGGCCCGGCTGATCGAGCTTGGTGCCGAGGGCATCGACCTGAACTTCGGCTGCCCGGCCAAGGTGGTCAACCGCCATGGCGGCGGCGCCATGCTGCTGCGCGAGCCCGAGCGCCTGCGGGCCATCGTCGCCGCGGTGCGGCGCGCGGTGCCGGCGGACCGCCCCGTCTCGGCCAAGATGCGCCTGGGCTATGACGACGACCGCGATGCCGAGGCCTGCGCCCAGGCCCTGGCCGACGGCGGCGCGGCCGAGATCGTCGTCCACGCCCGCACCCGCGCCCAGGGCTACCGCCCGCCGGCCTGGTGGCAGCGGGTGGCCGAGGTGCGCGCTGCGGTGGCCGTGCCGGTGGTCGCCAACGGCGAGATCTGGACCGTCGACGACGCGCGGCGCTGCCGCGCCGAAGCCGGCGGCCTGGACCTGATGCTCGGCCGCGGCCTGGTCGCCGACCCCTGCCTGGCCCGCGCCCTGCGTGCCGCCGATGCCGGCCAGCTTGCCCCGCCCCTGGGCTGGGATGCCTTGCAGCCGCAGATCGCCCACTTCTGGCAGTGCGTGAACGCGCGCATCGAGGCGCGCCACCGCGCCGGCCGGCTCAAGCAATGGCTGAACTACTTGCGCCGCGTGCATCCGGCGGCGCAGTCGCTCTACGACGCCGTCCGCACCCTCAACGACCCGGCGGCCGTGGCCGCGCGGGTGCTGGGCGAGGCCGCTCAGCGGCGCAGCGGCAGCGGCGCCTCCGCGTAG
- a CDS encoding DUF1415 domain-containing protein: protein MARTRIPTRPGPRFRRAVGLDSPEAPAGGPEDEATRARVLAQSQAWMEAAVIGLNLCPFAKAVAARGQIRWQLSPARHAEALLVELVEALQALAEADPAQHDTTLIVHPWVLGRFDDFNAFLGLAEAAIEAAGLRGVLQLAAFHPRWRFAEHAPSDPAHASNRAPWPTLHLLREASVARAVVAVPEAATIFQRNIATLRALGEPGWQALSSRWLDAVATGTDAARPPAADDPPV, encoded by the coding sequence ATGGCCCGAACCCGCATCCCTACCCGCCCCGGCCCGCGCTTTCGGCGCGCCGTCGGCCTGGACAGCCCCGAGGCCCCGGCCGGCGGCCCCGAGGACGAAGCCACCCGCGCCCGCGTGCTGGCCCAGAGCCAGGCATGGATGGAGGCCGCGGTGATCGGCCTGAACCTCTGCCCCTTCGCCAAGGCGGTGGCCGCACGCGGCCAGATCCGCTGGCAGCTCAGCCCGGCGCGGCATGCCGAGGCCTTGCTGGTGGAGCTGGTCGAGGCCCTGCAAGCCCTGGCCGAAGCCGACCCGGCGCAGCACGACACCACGCTGATCGTGCATCCCTGGGTGCTGGGCCGCTTCGACGACTTCAATGCCTTCCTGGGGCTGGCCGAGGCGGCAATCGAGGCAGCCGGCCTGCGCGGCGTGCTGCAGCTCGCCGCCTTCCACCCGCGCTGGCGCTTTGCCGAGCATGCGCCCAGCGACCCGGCCCATGCCAGCAACCGCGCGCCCTGGCCGACCCTGCATCTGCTGCGCGAGGCCAGCGTGGCCCGCGCCGTGGTCGCGGTGCCCGAGGCCGCGACCATCTTCCAACGCAATATCGCAACGCTGCGCGCACTGGGCGAGCCCGGCTGGCAGGCCCTGTCCAGCCGCTGGCTGGACGCGGTTGCGACAGGGACGGATGCGGCCCGGCCCCCCGCGGCCGACGACCCGCCGGTCTGA